The genomic region CATGCGCAACACCTCGGTCTGTGCGCCGTATTTCATTTTGGTTTGAAAGCCCACGATATTGTAAAGCGTGCCCAGTTTATTGTCGCGGCGCAGCTGCACCACAGCCCAAGGTTTCACATCGGGCTGATGCGGGTTGGTTAAGCCCACAGGTTTCATAGGCCCGTGGCGCAGGGTTTCGCGGCCCCGTTCTGCCATGACCTCAATCGGCAGGCATCCATCGAAATAGCCCGCCGTTTCGCCTTCGTGAAACTCGGTTTTTTCGGCAGCCAGCAGGGCATCGATAAAGGCCTCATACTGGTCGCGCGTCATGGGGCAGTTGAGATAAGCGCGCTGCTCTTCCTCGGTTTCGCCCTTGTCGTAGCGCGACTGCATCCACGCCCGCGACATGTCGATACTCTCGGCATAAACGATGGGGGCGATGGCATCGAAAAAGGCAAGGCTGTCTTGACCTGCCTCTTTGGCAATGGCCTGTGCCAGCGCGCCTGATGTCAACGGGCCTGTTGCTATGATCCAATGGCCTGTTTCGGGCAGGGTGCTGATTTCGCCTTCCTCAATCGTAATATTGGGATGCGCGTGCAGCCGCGCTGTGACGGCTTGGGCGAAAGCATCACGATCCACCGCCAATGCGCCCCCTGCAGGCAGGCGGTGGTGATAGGCCATTTCCATAATGAGGCCACCTGCCGCGCGCATTTCCCAATGCAAAAGGCCGACCGCGTTTTGTTCGTGATCATCCGAGCGGAAGGAATTGGAACATACCATTTCCGCCAAATGCCCAGTTTGATGGGCAAATGTGCCAATCTTTGGGCGCATCTCATGGATGACGACCTGTTGACCAAGCTCTGCGGCCTGCCAAGCGGCCTCAGAGCCCGCCATGCCGCCGCCAATGATATGAAGCGCGTTA from Rhodobacterales bacterium HKCCA1288 harbors:
- the trmFO gene encoding methylenetetrahydrofolate--tRNA-(uracil(54)-C(5))-methyltransferase (FADH(2)-oxidizing) TrmFO, whose product is MSDNALHIIGGGMAGSEAAWQAAELGQQVVIHEMRPKIGTFAHQTGHLAEMVCSNSFRSDDHEQNAVGLLHWEMRAAGGLIMEMAYHHRLPAGGALAVDRDAFAQAVTARLHAHPNITIEEGEISTLPETGHWIIATGPLTSGALAQAIAKEAGQDSLAFFDAIAPIVYAESIDMSRAWMQSRYDKGETEEEQRAYLNCPMTRDQYEAFIDALLAAEKTEFHEGETAGYFDGCLPIEVMAERGRETLRHGPMKPVGLTNPHQPDVKPWAVVQLRRDNKLGTLYNIVGFQTKMKYGAQTEVLRMIPGLEEARFARLGGIHRNTFINSPTLLDAQMRLKSMPHIRFAGQITGVEGYVESAAMGLLAGRYAVAELRGLTPPDLPNTTAMGALIHHITGGAEAKTFQPMNVNFGLFPPVEGPKSGRRGRKDRYKAYTDRAKTDWRAWLDAFPA